ATGAGAGGTCTTTGGTCTTGGAGGTATTTGAGCTGGTATCTAATGACTCatctaaaggaagaaaataattcagaTGCAGCTGGCTCCAAGTGAGGGATCCCCAGAGATCGTACCACCAATATGATTAGAGCTTCCAGACAGCTGAGTGGAGAAGCTGAGTCCCCAGAGGAATGTCCCACACCTAGTGTTCCCAGTTCTCCCTTTCTCAGCCCGAGAGGATATAAAACCTCTGGGCAAGAGTCAGGACCTCACCCCCAGCATCCTTCTAACAGCATCCAGCCGGGCCTGGATCCGTGGGGCCTCCTGTGGGCACAGCATCTGCAGCTCTCCAGGTCTCATGTGAAGTAGCTGGTTCCCCATCAGGGACCCCAGAGTCCTTACGGTGCTGTAAATAACAACAGTAAAATCCATCAGAAGTGGGGCGGAAGGATGCTCGGCCTCAGTATTTGTGTAGAGAAGGCAAGTTGGGGGTTACAGGAATTAGGTATCTGCAGGTGCAGGAATAAGTCAGTTACAGAACTCCTAGGTTTGAGGGCACAGCACTTTAGAAGAGAATGTTCTGGAAGGGAGGGGTGGTGAAAGTGACAGGCCAGGTTCTTCCAGAATTCACTACCCTTGACTCTTGCTCTCTCATTACATGTGGTGCCCTACCCTGGGCTCAGACAAGCAACCTTCTCCTGTCCTCTTTCGCTGAGCAAAGAAAGCCTAAGATGGAATCATCATGCACAATGGAAGCTAGGTTGCGTGTTAAGGTCTCTGAGGGGGAAGGGGCCTGTGGTTCTCACTTGAGCCCTTTATGAGGCTCTCCcctcatcccccctccccccatgagACTGGGCACTCACATGGTAGAGAAGTTCTCCGCTTGTAGCCAAGCTGTGACTTCATCGGGCTTTGAGCTAAGACGAAGCATTGGAGCCTAGAATGAAGGATACTTGAAGTCAGAGGTCATCCCTTTCACGGCCGTGCATCCCTTCTACTGAGATCCATCAAGCTCCTTATCGTACCTTCTGGTTTTCTGGTTTGGCAGGGACCCTGACTTAATTTTTGTTCAGACCCTCCCATGAACTAGCATGAACCCAGGAAGCATGCAGTGATAGCAATGCAACGGGACTATGACCATCTCCGTTTGTCACCTCATCCTCCCTCAGGACTCAGGGCTCCCTCGGCTGAGTGGTACCCTAAAGGATGGTTGTCTGTGGCTTCTAGGGCCTCCAGCAGGCAGGGGCTCCAGGATGTTGCTGGGAATGTAACCGGTCCGTCCTGCTTCATTCTTCACCAGCCACCAACGCTTGCTCTGGTCCAGGACCTGCCGAGAATCGCCACGTCAGCCACCAGAACCTCTGTCCCCAAGGCTTTGTCCTTCCCTGGTCTTTcccactttccttttctctctgtaagTTACCCACTCCAGGCGAGCTGGACCTCCCACCAACTACCTCTTTTTCTGGCTTCAAGCATAGGCCTCACCTCCAGAATCTCCCCCTCGGCCACAGTCAGTTCCCGTGCAttcctggcttcaaactcatacaGGACTTGCATTTTCAGGGTGGAGTCGGCAGGTATGGGACTGGAGGATGGGAGGTTTGAGTCCTCGCTATGGTTGTATGGCTCATCCGGAGGGAAGTGCAGACTGCTCCTCATCCTAGAACCTCTGAGTTGAGGCGAGAGACAGAGTCGGGATGGCTTGACAGAAGGGAGCTGTGCCCCTGGCCCAGCCAGCAGAGCTCCAGATAGCTCCTAGTTACAGTCTGTTGGTGACTTTTTGGGGTTTCCATAGGATTTGATGTCTCTAGTGTTAGGTGGGGATTCAGGTGCAAGGTTTTGcagacaggggtgggggagggctctGAAATGTCATTTATCTCTGAGAACATTTCTAGAAGTGGGGTTTTCTGGATCTTGATTCTGCTTTGAGCACTTTATGCCTGAGCTTTGGGGGCTCAGAGGCTACAAGAAGAAGTCAGAGACTGGGAGGTAAGAAACTGCTTTTTTCACCCAAGGTAGAGGAGAGAGATCCTCCACATGTCCATATCCAGCTAAGAGTTAAGTAAAATGGTCTCTGGGATATAATGGTCCATGGGTATGAAGGCTCTGCTCTCTACCTCCTTCCCTGTAACTGTGAGCATCCACTAAACCTGTGACATACCGGAAGGAAATAGAATCCTGGTTTCTTAGGAGTTCctataagaaacaaaaccagagtgGGTTAGAACAGGAGGTACCCAGTAGAGTGACGAGGAGGGCCGCCCAACCATTACAGGCCTGCAACCCCTGCCTCTTGTTCATTGTCTGCCTCCCCATCAGGTACCCGTACCACCCACCCCTTAGTTGTCGTGTGGTTTTGATCTGGACTGGGGGAGCTTTGTGTAGGTCTCCGTGCTAAGCAACCCTTACCATGAAGTAGGGCTCTGGAATCTGCCAGCCATCGGAGAATGTGGGTCGGTAGGGTGATGGTTCATCGCCTATCCAGTCAGCCCTGAGGGGAGAACAAAGCTGAGTCTAGGACCACTGTGTGCCAGGCTGTGGGATGTGGGGAGGGAGCGATGAGTAGGCCTAGCCTCAGGGATCTGTGGCTAATGGGGACATGGTGAATGTATGCTTATGACAGGCTACAGAGAACCCACAAAGGAGCAAGTGGCTAAGCAGGGACAAGACTAACAGTGTTAAGTATCTGGGGGCAGCTTCACCTTGGTCCCAAAGCTACAGCCTTGTCACCTCCCTAGGAACACGGGGACGCTCAGTCACCCTCATTAAAGTTTAGAATTAAAGTGGTGTAATCTAGAGTATTGGGGCTGGAAGATTCCTTTGGGGACTTTCAAAGAGCAACCCTacccccttttatttatttatatttaaaatagatttttttcataaaatacattctgattatggtttcttctcccccaacccctcctAGATCCTTCCCTACTCCCCAAGCAaccaaatccacaccctttctttttctctctcactggaatacaaacaggcatctaaaataacaaaataaaatgaggtaaaacaaataaaccagagtaggagataaacaaacaaatggaagaaaaagagccaaagaaaaggcTCTGGAAGCACATATAGATGTAgtgatacacatgtgcacacacagagacaacccataaaaacacaaaagtggACACAACACCTATAAGGTaaaagaagaggaggtggagaagagaagaagaggaggaggaggaagaggagaaggaggaggagaaggaggaggaggaagaggaagaagaagaagaaccctTACAAAGCATTATGTGACAATGAATCTTCAAAAAATGCCATTGATTTCATTTTGTGTTACTGCTGCTTGGCCTGGAGCCTGGCCTTCAGAGTAGTTTGTACACCCAATGAGACTCCATTTGGGAAAAACAATTTTTCATTTGTGAACAGTTATCAATGGGAGACAGCTTCTAGGTTACAGATGGAGGCTcgtgtccacttcccctctcagcactgggaccctATCTGGcccagacctgtgcaggccctgtgcacactgccactgtctccatcccaccccttttaaaacacttttatttttgagacagtattcactgagttgtgcaagcctagaactcactgtgtagctcttgctgaccttgaacttgcaatcctcctgcctcagcctccagggtagtgagattacaggtctgtgcccCACGCCTGGCCCATTCAGTATTTTTCTAACCTGTTTGCCATGTCCCCACAGcagctctctgtccttctggctaAGCAGCATGAAGAACTTCCATCACAGAAGACACATGACAGCGGGGCTGCTCTGCCTGATGCCAGGATGGGCTCCTACTTGCCTCTCGCCTCCCCCTTGCCCACAGCCCAGGACCTCTCCATTTCTAGACTCCAGGTTTATCTGCCTGAGAATGCTCACTTGCCTCTCGAAGTTCCTCTCCTCGCCTCACTGGGGCAGCAAGAAAAGTACCCTCTAAAGTTAGACAAATGTGTGGGAGTTTCCTTCCCAAGCCCCAGACTGTCAAATGACTTGTCTCCCTGCTGATAGCTCTGGgctcttaatattttcttcttattttgattACCTCTGCTCTTTGCCTCCTCTttttagatctctctctctctctctctctctctctctctctctctctctctctctctctctctctcctctctctcctctctctcctctctctcctctctctctcctctttctggacagggtttttctgtgttgccctagctgtcctggaactcactttgtagaccaggttagctttgaactcacagaggtccacctgcctttgcctccagcttcccaagtgctcggCTTAAAAGCATTcttcaccatgcccagcatttcTGTGATTCCCTTTTGCCTTCTTCCTactttccttctgcttctcagagCCCTACCTTCTGTTACCAACCACACTTGAGGAAGCAAGGTCAGGGGCTCCCAGATGATCCCTCACAGGCCTCTCACTGTGGCTACCTGCCACACTGAGACTGACCTATCCCATAGTTGGGACCTCTCAGCTGGGGACCCAGATGTGTGGCCTCTGTAGACTCTTCCTGGGACATGTTAGTCTAGGTTTCCAAGTGAGTCTCCTTCCCAATCCCCAGGTTCTCTAACTGGCCCTATGCCCACCCTTTCAGCCACAGCACCTTGGCTTGTTGGGTCAAGTTTTGGATGTTACATCTGTGACATCCCTTTTGTCAGACATTTGTAAATTCTGAGCTGGACTAAGGTCAAGTTTTCACTTGGTCTCTGGTGAAAATGAACATACATTTTAGTAGAAGGTTGGCATTTTTCCCCCCTGAAGTAATGTGTTTCTTCACTGGGTAAAGGCAGTGTTTAGTAAAAAAAGTTGGGAACTCCGTGTAGAGTCCCCCACGTTCTCAATATGTCTCTGGTTTATGATAGCATACCACCAGGCCACACACCCTGTCCTGCTTTGGTTCCTCCACACCCGTTGTCTTCACTTACCGGCTGGTGGTCCAGGCTGTGCCTAGCGACTTCCAGAGAGTATTTTCGGGTGGGCTTAGACAGGACTGCAGCAGGTTTATGGCTTTGGGGGTGAGGAGTGGTGAGATCACTTTAGGCGCAAGGTCATCTTCAGGGGACTGTTCAAGAATCTTGAGGAGCAGTGTAAAGAGAGTTTCAGAAAGGAGTAGGAATTGTCCAAAGACCCCTTAGCTCTGTCTCCTCGCTTAGTGCCCATCCCCTGGCTTCCTGTCTGTCCCCCACTTCCTACCTGTCCCCCCAAATACTGGTGTCCTTGACTCTGTTACCAGCCCCTCAGGTCTGCTGGGGGGTTTTGTCTTGAGTGGTATTCTGGCATGAAGATGCATGTTGAAGAAAGGGCAGGTCCCACAGTTCCCTCTGCCCTGGTacttccccctgcctctgttccttcctctgctcctccttggCTTTACCTTGTCCCCTTTGCCACCCCATCTGCCCTCCACTCACGAATCTCAGGGTTTCAAAGAGGAGGTTCACGAACTCAGGGGCACTTGTTTCCTGCAGCCTTAAGGCCAGCTTCCCCTGAAGACACAGCTCAATGTTGGTATCCATCCAGCATTTCCCTTTACCAGAACCCTAGCCCCCCATAAGTATGTTGTGCCCTTCAAAAGTCCCCAGCGAAGGAGAAAGCTGGAGCAAGGAAAAGTTTAGGTGGCTGACatcagagagagggggagttagGGGAGGAGGGCCCAGAGCTGGTCAGAGCCACTAACCAGGAGGTTGAAGCTGAACTTGATCTTTTGGAAACAGTCAATGTACTGTGCTGGTGTTATCTCTGTGGGAGAAGGAATAAAGGTGAGGTTTCCAGGTCCTGCCAAGACAcccctgctcctctcccttgGCATGAAGTGCTTACTGCTTTGagccttcttctttttccttccaagTTTTCTCTTCTTACGGCTGTCCTTTGCCTTGGCCTCCTTCAGCCTTCCGGCGAACAGCTCAATGTCAGCCAGGAGATGGTTCAGCACCTCCTGGACCCCCAACAACACATAGCCTTGAGTGGACAATCATGAAATCCCAGAAACTCCCCTCCCTGGCCCTGCTATCATCCCACCGGAAGTCCCAGCCTCAATCCCAGCCCTGCCCTGTCTATCCTGGGCATCTGGATTCCTGAGGATTGGTCCTCCCTTCTCCCAAGCCCAGGAAGCCCCAGCAAGCCTCCAACCACCTTAAGCTACCTCATCGATCTCCAGGTCCTCAGGAGATGGAGCACGCcttgggggaggaggcagagtgaAGTCACTTGGTTCTCGGGCACTTGGGTAGTGTGCCAGGGACCTTGGGGATGGTGGGATGCCTGCaatggatggggagagggggacCATGACCCTAGAACTTCTTTGACTTGATCCAAACCTTTTCTTCCACTTGCCTTCAGACACAAACTTACTTCGTTCTGGGGTCATGTGGTGTGGCTGTTCTGGAGGAAACCTCTGCTCTGGAGGAAACCTCTGCTCCGGAGGGGACCTCCGTTCTGGAGAGTACCTCTGCTCCAGAGGGGACCTCCGTTCTGGAGAGTACCTCTGCTCCAAAGGGGGTGCTGGTTGTATAGGGAACGACCTTTCCGGAGAATACCCCTTCCATCTGTCCTGACCTGGATGAAGGGCTCCATATCGAGGTCTGCTGAGGGCATGGGGAAAGATACAACTTTGATAAAGTTCTTGAGAGAGATACCTAAGCCCACACTTCTGCCTCAGTGCCAATGGACACCACCCTCTCTCCCTAGGAACCCTACTCCTGTTCCTTTGTCTCTACTTGAGCCTTCGCTGACTCCACCATGCTTCACCTGCCTGGTTCCTGGGCCTCCCTGGGTTCTATAACAGCTTCTGGGCACAGTATCCAACACACTCAATACATTCCCAACACCCTCCATTGGACTAAGCCTTTATTAGTCCTTGGCATGTGTTTGTTAGGTCCCAGGATCATGAGTTCTCCACATGAGTAGCCAGGATATGGTCCTCAGGTCTGAGCTAGGAAGTCCTGGATGTTGCTGAGCAGAAGCAGCCTACCTTTCTTCTAGTTCTTCCTCCAGGGCCTTCTGCAGGCTTGTCCTCAGTTGCTCTGCCTGGAGGAAGCAGcagtcattgtgtgtgtgagtgtgtgtgaatgtgagtgtgtgtgtgatggtcacCAAACTCCACCCCTGGCCACTCTACCCAGTCACTCACCCCTACTTCCTGGCACTGGAAGAGCAAAGTGCTGGTGCCTGGCAGGCCAGACTCCTGCACAGTGACTGACAGGATAGAGTTGTAGGAGCAGGTGTTGAGCGCTACATCCATGGCCTTGATGCTGTCCAGGCGGTAAGAATCCAGGTTCTCCTAAGGCAGGTGGAAAGGCCAAATGTGGGGGGGTCACGGAGAGCCCCTGAGACTGAGAAAAGGCCATCCCTGTTCTCTGGTGGGGTGGGTAGAGTCTCTACCCCGATTCTTATGCCTCTGTCCCCAGACCTTACCCTGCCTCTCCCTGGTTTGGGATGTGTATTGAACGTGGAGAGGCCCTGAGGGGAGGTGGAGAGCCTGGAGCTTGCTCCTTAGCATCCTAGGTTAGCCAGGGCCCACAGCTGGGTTTGTCGAGAAGGCTGACCTTAGTCTCAATGTCCAGCAGCTGGAGCCAGCCATCTCTGACCTGCAGGAGCAGGTCTTGGCTCCACACTCGCCCCTGCGCATCCATCTCCTGCAGCTTCTGCAGGGCATCCTTCGGTTCCCGGACTCTCTGTGTCCCCAGCTTACATGTCATCAGATGCTAAGGGGACAGGAAGAGAATGGCATTGGGAGAAGGTTTGGAGAGAGGATCCCAGATGGCAGCAgtcagggaaagggaaggggaggaggaaggtgtgTCTTTGGCTCCCCCTGTGGGGAGGTCATGCTTTTCAATAAAGCAAGAGCCTCAAGAAGTGGACTTCTTGACGAGGCTTCCAGTTCTAGGGCTAAGGGGTTCTGGGACTCCAAAGGAAACATCATTAAGGTGACTGGGTGGTCGGGGCGTGGGTTCCAATCATCCAACAGTCATTCgtgttcctctgtgtgttctACAGGACCTTTCTGCTTCCCTTCGCTGCCCTCAGGTTGCCCCACCACCACTTGCTGACCTCACACGTCTGACCCCTGCCTTTTTCCATACTCTTGCCCATACCCAGATGTCTTTCCAGCTGTGCCAACCCAGTGTTTCGGGACTCTCAGGAAGATCCTCTTTCTGAGTCTTGCACAGAAAGAGCCCTAGCCATTTCTGGCTCCCAGGTCCTTGCCTTCTCCTGGTCCCATTGTTTGGCAGCTTTTCCCTGGGCCACCCTCTTCTAGAAATCCCTCGCCTCAGCCAAGTGTTGCCTTCCTGAGTCATCCGCCACTTTCTCCAGTCTTCTGCTGGAGAGAAGCCTTCTACCTCCTGCCCCTGGACCCTCCATCCTCCCTTCTGCCAGGGTGCGGCCCTCTCACTGCGTCCACACCGCCAGGACCTCAACAGAGCCTACGGGCCAGTTGCCTTGAATGCACCTCCTCTTGCTCTTGCCTGAAGGGCCTCAGTGAAGCCAGTTCCCAGCCTCGCTCTACAGAGATGCTGAACAATTACTGGGGAGCCCCTTCTCTATTGCACTCTAGGTGTCCTACATGTCTCTCAGTACCTGAAGCTACCGGGGTGGGTGTGAGTTCTGTGCCCCCTCCCGTGCACTGTGGCCTCTTCCACGTCCCTAGTTGAGCAGCTCTCTGACCACATCCTTGAAGTTTAAAAGCCAATTCAAATGACCAGATCTCAGAGTGCCAGCTATCCATTTGGGTGGGGCCAGAGACTCCATTGCAGCGGCTCAGCCTGGCCTGGGAGTACAAGccaactctccctctctgtgACACTGTCCCTTACAGCTGCCTCACACCGTCTTCCCCACAGCCATAAGCAGTCCTGAACAAAGTACAGGAGGTGGGTCGGAAAATGGAAGGGTTGGTAGGCTGGCTTTCTATGGGTCTTGACTATTTACTTTGTCACTTCTGTCTAGGGACCCAGTATCCACTCCCACCACCTCCAGCCGGGCCTGCTCTCCTCACCCTGGGACCGCTCTCTACTCCCCTGAACTTGGCAGGTGTTCAGGCCTCAGGCTTTCTGAGTCTGACTGCACAGAGTTCGGTCAGGTTGAGCCGTTGCGTCAGGGTCAGGTGTACCTATGTTCTGGTAAGGCAAGACACGCCGGAACTCGTAGCTTTGCTCAGAAACTGCCTGGGACCCAGGGGTACTCACCTCCACCCTGTGCTGTAGGAGGGTAGGTTCTGAGGCCATGCTCTGGGAATACTCCTTCCGGTGCACTGTGGGTACAGAGCCAAGGGCAGGGGCAGCAGAAACGAGGTTAGGCTTGGACAATTGCAGGGGCAGTGGAGAAGAAGGGGTTTAGGGAGCTTGGCCCAGAGGGGAGctgagcaggggaggggaggcagaacgCTTACAGTAGATGGCTCTGCTGCTGGGCCGCGACATGTCGACACTGATGAGGACAGCTTCCTAGAATCAC
The nucleotide sequence above comes from Microtus pennsylvanicus isolate mMicPen1 chromosome 7, mMicPen1.hap1, whole genome shotgun sequence. Encoded proteins:
- the Eps8l3 gene encoding epidermal growth factor receptor kinase substrate 8-like protein 3 isoform X2, which translates into the protein MSRPSSRAIYLHRKEYSQSMASEPTLLQHRVEHLMTCKLGTQRVREPKDALQKLQEMDAQGRVWSQDLLLQVRDGWLQLLDIETKENLDSYRLDSIKAMDVALNTCSYNSILSVTVQESGLPGTSTLLFQCQEVGAEQLRTSLQKALEEELEERPRYGALHPGQDRWKGYSPERSFPIQPAPPLEQRYSPERRSPLEQRYSPERRSPPEQRFPPEQRFPPEQPHHMTPERSIPPSPRSLAHYPSAREPSDFTLPPPPRRAPSPEDLEIDEEVLNHLLADIELFAGRLKEAKAKDSRKKRKLGRKKKKAQSKITPAQYIDCFQKIKFSFNLLGKLALRLQETSAPEFVNLLFETLRFILEQSPEDDLAPKVISPLLTPKAINLLQSCLSPPENTLWKSLGTAWTTSRADWIGDEPSPYRPTFSDGWQIPEPYFMELLRNQDSISFRGSRMRSSLHFPPDEPYNHSEDSNLPSSSPIPADSTLKMQVLYEFEARNARELTVAEGEILEVLDQSKRWWLVKNEAGRTGYIPSNILEPLPAGGPRSHRQPSFRAPMLRLSSKPDEVTAWLQAENFSTITVRTLGSLMGNQLLHMRPGELQMLCPQEAPRIQARLDAVRRMLGMSH
- the Eps8l3 gene encoding epidermal growth factor receptor kinase substrate 8-like protein 3 isoform X1: MSRPSSRAIYLHRKEYSQSMASEPTLLQHRVEHLMTCKLGTQRVREPKDALQKLQEMDAQGRVWSQDLLLQVRDGWLQLLDIETKENLDSYRLDSIKAMDVALNTCSYNSILSVTVQESGLPGTSTLLFQCQEVGAEQLRTSLQKALEEELEESRPRYGALHPGQDRWKGYSPERSFPIQPAPPLEQRYSPERRSPLEQRYSPERRSPPEQRFPPEQRFPPEQPHHMTPERSIPPSPRSLAHYPSAREPSDFTLPPPPRRAPSPEDLEIDEEVLNHLLADIELFAGRLKEAKAKDSRKKRKLGRKKKKAQSKITPAQYIDCFQKIKFSFNLLGKLALRLQETSAPEFVNLLFETLRFILEQSPEDDLAPKVISPLLTPKAINLLQSCLSPPENTLWKSLGTAWTTSRADWIGDEPSPYRPTFSDGWQIPEPYFMELLRNQDSISFRGSRMRSSLHFPPDEPYNHSEDSNLPSSSPIPADSTLKMQVLYEFEARNARELTVAEGEILEVLDQSKRWWLVKNEAGRTGYIPSNILEPLPAGGPRSHRQPSFRAPMLRLSSKPDEVTAWLQAENFSTITVRTLGSLMGNQLLHMRPGELQMLCPQEAPRIQARLDAVRRMLGMSH